Proteins from a single region of Leucoraja erinacea ecotype New England unplaced genomic scaffold, Leri_hhj_1 Leri_1566S, whole genome shotgun sequence:
- the LOC129715972 gene encoding nuclear factor 7, brain-like produces MPSKAQSENWSDETICSICLEFFTDPVSLECGHNFCRHCITRCCETNSVNCCPECRHEFPGIPSAINWALASLAEKAQKLKHSQTEKKSKLLCEEHEEELKLFCDTDKKLICVICRDSREHKSHNCIPIKEAVEIYKDQMKSTFISLSKKISEFQEMELQQKQTISKIKKQSRYLQTRVASEFAEVHKVLTDKEHSLIKGLKEEEMKFVSIMERNIKYIQDKLISIQGKLANVRKQMKQKDGAIFLKVSVQMHSSIR; encoded by the exons ATGCCTTCCAAGGCACAGAGTGAGAATTGGTCGGATGAGACAATTTGCTCCATCTGCCTTGAATTCTTCACCGATCCGGTTTCACTGGAGTGCGGCCACAATTTCTGTCGCCACTGCATCACTCGGTGCTGCGAAACGAATAGTGTGAATTGCTGCCCGGAGTGCAGGCACGAATTTCCGGGTATCCCTTCCGCGATCAACTGGGCCCTGGCGAGTCTGGCCGAGAAAGCACAAAAGTTAAAGCATAGCCAGACGGAGAAGAAAAGTAAACTCCTCTGCGAGGAACACGAGGAAGAGCTGAAGCTGTTTTGTGACACAGACAAGAAACTGATCTGTGTGATTTGCCGGGACTCGCGGGAACACAAGTCTCACAACTGTATACCGATTAAGGAAGCTGTCGAAATCTACAAG GATCAGATGAAATCCACCTTCATCTCTCTCTCCAAGAAGATATCAGAATTCCAGGAAATggaattgcagcagaaacagacgATTAGTAAGATTAAG AAACAATCACGCTACCTACAGACTCGCGTGGCTTCAGAATTCGCTGAAGTGCACAAGGTTCTCACCGATAAAGAACACAGCTTAATCAAAGGCCTCAAGGAAGAAGAGATGAAATTCGTCAGCATAATGGAAAGAAATATTAAATACATTCAAGATAAATTAATATCAATCCAAGGGAAGCTGGCAAACGTGCGAAAACAGATGAAGCAGAAAGATGGAGCTATCTTCCTGAAGGTGAGTGTCCAAATGCACTCCTCTATCAGATAG